From the Candidatus Neomarinimicrobiota bacterium genome, the window TCGACCGAGGACCAGGTCGATACCAAGGAAGCGAAACGGATCCTCGATGAGGATCATTACGGTCTGGACGATGTGAAAGAGAGGATTATCGAGTATCTGGCGGTGAGGAAACTGAAGAAAGAGAAGACTAAAGACAGTCGCGTTAAGGGGCCGATCCTCTGTTTTGTCGGTCCGCCCGGTGTTGGCAAGACGTCGCTGGGCCAATCTATCGCCCGCTCAATGGGGCGAGAATTTGTCAGGATTTCCCTGGGAGGTGTCCGTGATGAGGCGGAGATCCGTGGTCATCGCCGGACCTACATCGGCGCTCTTCCGGGGCGCATACTTCAGAGTCTGAAGAAGGCGGGAACGAATAACCCGCTCTTCATGCTGGATGAGATAGATAAAGTAGGCGCTGACTTCCGTGGCGATCCTTCTTCCGCGCTTCTGGAGGTGCTCGATCCTGAACAGAATTTTTCATTCAGTGATCACTATCTGGAAGTGCCGTTCGACTTGAGCAACGTGATGTTCATCGCAACGGCAAACATCCGGGATCCTATCATTCCAGCACTGCAGGACAGGATGGAGATCCTGGAGTTTTCGGGCTACATCGAACAGGAGAAGATCCAGATTGCCAAACAGTACCTGATCCCGAAGCAGCTGGAGGAGAATGGACTCAGCGACGAAGACTGCAAATTCAACACGGCAGCGATACAGGAATTGATCCGGTCTTACACACGTGAGGCGGGTGTCCGAAATCTTGAGCGGGAGATCGCCAATGTATTACGCAAGGTGGCCCGGGAACGAGCTGAAGGGAAAGAACAATTCGTGAAGATCACCAAAAGTGCCGTGCTCGACTTCCTGGGCGCGCCACGATTCTTCTCAGAAATGGCTGAAAGGATGAAAAAAGCGGGAGTAGTCATCGGGTTGGCGTGGACGTCTGTTGGCGGTGATATTCTGTTCATAGAGGCGACGCGAATGCCCGGTAAGGGTAACCTTACCCTCACGGGGAAGCTGGGTGATGTCATGAAGGAGTCAGCTACGGCGGCACTCTCCTATGTGAGGGCGAATGCTGAAAAACTGGGAATCGATCCCGAATTCCATGAGAAGTATGACATCCACATTCACGTCCCGGCCGGAGCCATTCCGAAGGACGGTCCTTCAGCGGGAACAGCCATATTTACCTCCATCGTATCGCTGCTTACCGATCGCCCTGTAAAGGAGACCCTTGCCATGACAGGAGAGATTACACTGCGTGGTGCTGTCTTGCCTATAGGGGGAGTCAGAGAAAAAGTGACGGCGGCTCATCGGACGGGCTTGCGGGAAGTAATTCTGCCGTTTTTCAACAAGAAGGATCTTGAAGAGATCCCTGAAAAGGTGGTCAAGGATATGACATTTCATTTTGTGAAGGAAGTTTCTGATGTCATTCAACACGCTTTTCCCAAATCGAGGAAAAGGAGCACCACAAACGGTCGCGGCGCGGTCAAGAAAAAGAGAGCCGTCGCCGCTTAGGCGGTTCTCAGAAAAGTAGCCGGGCGCTTAGCTCAGCTGGTTCAGAGCGCCGCCCTTACAAGGCGGAGGTCATAGGTTCGAATCCTATAGCGCCCACCATTCCAATGTCACTGGTTCCCTGTCCGCCTGGGCCTGGGCTAGTATCAAAATTCCACAAGAACTGGTCGAATGACATTTTTTGGCACATCCCGCAATGCTGTCAAGACTCAAATCTGGATAGCAATAAGTGTGTACGTTCTGATCGCCATCATAAGTTAAAACCTTATTATTGGTAACTTCATCAAGTTAAGCTAAAATCGATAAACTTATTTGATGTGCACAGAATAGGACCCGCAGCTAGTAAAAAGACTAAGTAGAGAATAAGGCTAGGGGAAACAGTATACAGTGATAAAGCAAAAGAACATATCTGCCGGAAGACCAACATGGGCAACGTGTGCCTTTCTGACTTCCGCGTGGTTTTACAGTTGTTCGCTTGAGGTGCCTACCGATCTTCCATCCTGGACTGTGACAATAGATTTTCCGCTAACAGAAGAGAGTGTGACGCTGGAGAGCATTCTGGATGACTCCCTCATTCAAAAGATTCCCGACGATGAGGGTGGAGCTCCCATACTGTTCGCCTTCCGAGATACGATGGATATCGATGAGAAGACCTTCGATGACGCGGTGGGGGTTGATCCCATCGAGAAGCTCATCAATTCTCCCCTTGACACCATCAAACTGAGCAACATTGATCCTTCAAAAACAGATCCCTTTCTGTTCAGCGAAATATACCCGGCCGTCAGCAGTGTCTCTGGCGGCAATGTTATTCCATCTTTTGCTCTTCAGCCCATTGCAAAGAGCTTTACTTTCGATAGCTTTAAGTCCGCCGATTTTGTCGGTGGGACGCTATCTCTGACAATTGCGAATAATATGGTGATCGCCCTCGGCCCTCCTGTCATAGTGGATTTACAGGATGCAAACGGGACGACCCTGTTAACCTCCGCCGCTAAGTGGGAGGAAGAGATTGGCGTCAACAGTTCGTCGACTAAGGAAATGGATCTCACGGGTGTGACGCTGCCGGGTGATATCAAGATTCTAGTAACAGGAACCTCTTCAGGGTCAAAAGGGAACACTATCACGATTGACTCAGCCGCCAGAAAGTCAAGCTTCACCGTCGAGATCTCAGGCCAAGAACCGAAAGTAATCTCGGCGTTGGCTAAGGTGCCGGAGCAGACTATTGATGAGAAGGGCATCATCGAACTAGACTCCGGGAACAGAGTGGAGCGAGCTAAGATCAATGAGGGGACACTGGAAGTCGCCATCAATAATCGCTTGGACCTGGATGCAGATCTTTACCTTGAGATCGCATCGCTGCAAGACAATGGAAGCCCCTTTTCGACAACTATAAGTATGCCGAGGAAGAATGAAATCCTGTCTTCCTACGATCTTGCCGGCAACTGGATGGTGCTGGATCTTGCGCTCGATCCCCAGGAGGTGAATTATTCTTATCAGGTAGTGACGGAAGCTACGGAGAGTGATGTTGTTGAACCGTACCGGTCCGTTGAGAGTACGGACAGCATCACAGTTCGGATCGACCTTTACGGCTCAGAAGCTGGCGATGATCTTGTCTTCTCAGAGATTACTGGTATCATTGAAGCGATGGAGCAACCTGTCGATACGATCCGGCAGGAAATAACAACGCTACCAGA encodes:
- the lon gene encoding endopeptidase La; this translates as MIAQENEETVEQDVSVADPETYPVMPLRNTVLFPQQVIPTYIGRERSLRLIDDLPQGKKMIVVVAQQDGSMENPEASDLYEWGTLAIVLKVFDMPDNSKSAIIQGVDRVKILSYIADDPYFTAAVKRWEDSDTEGIDVEALSSNIRNVFQELIKIASYLTEEHSGVLSNILKAGRLADRVISLVTIPTNEKQQILEELDVKERLEKATVLLNREIQRIHLGEKIQSEVQDEITKTQREYYLREQLKAIRKELGEDDETAELSDLEEKIKAAKMSEEAEKVALKELDRLSKIPPQSPEYSVSRTYLDWLMDLPWSKSTEDQVDTKEAKRILDEDHYGLDDVKERIIEYLAVRKLKKEKTKDSRVKGPILCFVGPPGVGKTSLGQSIARSMGREFVRISLGGVRDEAEIRGHRRTYIGALPGRILQSLKKAGTNNPLFMLDEIDKVGADFRGDPSSALLEVLDPEQNFSFSDHYLEVPFDLSNVMFIATANIRDPIIPALQDRMEILEFSGYIEQEKIQIAKQYLIPKQLEENGLSDEDCKFNTAAIQELIRSYTREAGVRNLEREIANVLRKVARERAEGKEQFVKITKSAVLDFLGAPRFFSEMAERMKKAGVVIGLAWTSVGGDILFIEATRMPGKGNLTLTGKLGDVMKESATAALSYVRANAEKLGIDPEFHEKYDIHIHVPAGAIPKDGPSAGTAIFTSIVSLLTDRPVKETLAMTGEITLRGAVLPIGGVREKVTAAHRTGLREVILPFFNKKDLEEIPEKVVKDMTFHFVKEVSDVIQHAFPKSRKRSTTNGRGAVKKKRAVAA